TATCTATTGTATACGCCCAAATTCCACCTGAATAGTCAGCGACGAATACTTCCCTTCCCTCTTTTATTGTTGCATGTCTAACAATAATAATTTATTTTGCCCTCCTTTAATTAATTGGTGCGACCTTGCCCATCTATTTGAAAACAAATGTAAGAATGTCTGAACTCGCTAAAGTTGCGATGGGCTTGATTCCTGCTGATTGTGTTTTTCAAGGAGGAAAACTTGTTAATGTATTGACGGGTGAAATATATAAAACCAATATAGCTGTAAAAGGTGAGCGAATTGCCGCTGTCGGTGACGTGAATCACACCATCGGCGAAACTACAAAAGTTTACGATGCCAATGGCATGTTTATCACCCCTGGCTTGATTGACGGCCATATTCATATAGAGAGTTCAATGTTAACGATAGAAGAGTTCTCTAGATTGGTTGTACCTCATGGCACAACTTCCGTATCCGCGGATTTTCATGAAGTCGCAAACGTTCTTGGCCTGAAGGGCCTTAGGCTTTTCCACAAGATTTCTGGCAAGGTTCTACTAAGAGTCTTCCTCGTCGCACCATCATCTGTTCCACTTGCTTACAATATAGAAATTCCCTCTGTTCATTTAAACTTAGAAGATATCGAGGAAATAATGAAATGGGATAGAGTCCTGGGGTTAGGTGAGATATTAAACGTTCATGATCTTATATCGGAATCGAAGGAACTTAATAAAAAGATTCAGCTCGCGATTAAATATGGAAAATTCATAGACGGTAATGCGCCCGGTATCGGAAAAAAGGAACTCAACGCATATATAGCGAGTGGGCCGCAACACGACCATGAAGCTGTTTCGACTGATGAAGCTAAGGAAAGGCTAAGACTTGGTATGTGGGTGATGATAAGAGAAGGTTCTTCTGAACGTAATCTTGCTGATCTTATTGAAATAGTTAATGAGAAAATCGACACAAGGAGATGTTGCTTCGCAACCGATGACAAAAGTCCATGTGACCTTGCAATAGAAGGTCATCTAGATCATTGTGTGAGAAAATCAATCGAGCTTGGTGTTGACCCGGTAAAAGCGATACAAATGGCAACTATTAACTGTGCGGAGTATATGGGGTTGGAAAGAGAGCTGGGTTCCGTGGCTCCTGGTAAACTTGCTGATTTTATAATAGTTGATGATTTAAAAAAATTCAACGTAAGAAGAACAATTATTGGAGGAAGAGTTGTTGCAGAGAACGGGAAACCACTTTTCTCGCCGGAAAAGGTAATCTATCCAAAATGGGCTACGAACACTTTTCGACTAAAGCGAATTATAAAACCATCGGACCTAGAGATCAAAGCAGACTGTAGGAAAAATGTAAAGGTTCGATTGATTGATGTTACTGAAGGGACTATAACTAGCAAAGCTTCTGAGGCAACTATGTTTGTTCAAAACAATAAGCTAGTAAGCGATATTGAGAGAGACATTCTGAAGATTGTTGTAGTGGAACGTTATGGAAAAACAAATATTGCGATAGGAAAAGGTTTCATTAGAGGTTTCGGTTTACAACATGGTGCTTTAGCTTCAAGTATAGCTCATGATACTCACAATATCATTTGTGTTGGAACTAATGACGCAGACATGGCATTAGCTATAAATCGTGTCTCGGAACTCCAGGGAGGGCTTGTCATATTTAAAGATAGAAAATCTGTAGGGGAGTTGATGTTAAACCTGGCAGGAATTATATCACTTGCTTCTTGGGAAAAAGTTTCTAAAGAGCTTTTAGAACTGCATGAAGTGGCTCAGAAACAATTAGGTTGTAAACTGAAATCCCCTTTCATGGTTTTATCTTTTCAATCGAGTGCTTCGATTCCAGAATTGAAGATTTCGACTTTAGGTCTAATTGATGTGCGAGGGATGGAATTAGTTCCTTTATTCCTCGATTGATTTTGTTAAGCATTTTAACTTACAAGTAATTTACACTAATATGTTAAAAATAATTTAAAATAAATTTAAAATTAATTTAAATGGGTAAAAGAAAGTGTTGATTGCGGCTTCTGAATAGCATTAAACTGTGCTGTGGGCTTCACGGTGTATGGTAATGGGGGAAGACGCTTTGGATCTCTTAAGAGAATTAAAAGAAAATTTGTTAAATGCAACAATATTACGGTTTCCAGCCCCAGAGGGTGGATATTATAACTACATCGTTAACTTCCTAACAGAAGGCTTGCCAGAAATTCCTCCAACTGTGTTGTGGGGTTGCGCCATTGAACTGGCTAGAATCGCGGATTTAGATGGGGTTAATAAGCTTGTAACACCTGAAGCTATGGGGATTCACGTCACAACCGTTTTGTCAATTTTAACTGGAATACCAATGAACGTTATAAGAAGACGTAAGTACGGCTTGCCTGGAGAAATTGAAATCGTTAAGCGCACTGGCTACGCAGAATCTAAAATGTATGCTAATGGTCTGAAGGCTGGAGACCGTGTGGTTTTAGTAGATTCAATAATTTCAACCGGAGGCACCTATACAGCTATTATCCAGGCCTTGGAAAAGCGTGGAGTAATCGTCCAAGACGCTGTCGCTGTTATTGAGAAACCTGACTATAACGGTGTAAGTTACGTTGAAAAGGAAACCCAACACCGAGTAAAAACGTTGGTTAAAGTCGTCATTAAAAACGGTAGGCCTGTTTTGATCGATTAGTTTACGCCCTAAACTTCTTAGTCGTTTCTATGGTGCGCGTCTTGCTTCTTCTTTTCAATTCTGTTCGAAGGAACATTACAGCAAGAACATGGCTACACATACGCTTAGTCTGAAATCCAGGGCAATTACACGAGAAACGACCCTTAAGATCTATAGAAACATTGTACGTCCCATGATCTCCAACTACGTTATAAACCCCCTCACCAATCTCTGTAATTCTGCGTTGTCGAAGAAGCCGCTGCGCTTTTGTTGTTAGTGTATCAACAGGCATAATCACTCACAACAAAAGAAACATGATTTTCTTTTAGGCGTTTCTCCCCTCATACTATCTAAACTGAAGCAACTATTTTCCAGTGAATAGTAAAACCCGGAACAGAGCCTGGTTATGTGAATTGGCGCCGGGTGGGGGATTTGAACCCCCGCGTCCCAAAAAAGGGACACAGGCTACCTACCCTATACGTTAGCAGGCTTAGGTCATCATCCTCTGCCCCTTCGGCAGATTGAATCTTCTACCAGGTTCCCCACCTGATTTAGCCACGAACCAAGCTCTAGGGCAACCCGGCTCCGGCTATCATTTTCAAGGCTTCTAGGTCTATATAATGTTTTATTGGAAGGGCCATTAAGAACGGTAACAGAGGTCATACAAGATTTTCAGTTATTATGGCTGAGCATGTGGTAATGCTTATACTTCCGTTCCTTATTTTTACGAACTTGGATGGCGGGTCTAGGTGGGAGGCTCGGCCTCTCCTGCGCCGCAAATGGTCGATATGGCGGACCGAAGACCGGGGAGAGGCACTTACGATCTGATTGGCACTTAGCCCGCCTGGCGATGACTGTTCGTCCTCTGGGGCCGGCGGAGATGTGGTTCCTTCCGTAGGGAAGGAATTAACATCCTAATCTGCCGAACGTGACTAGGCTCGGGAGAGAGCAATCCTAAGGCAGAACGTTCGGCGCTCAGGGGGGTACGGACAGGAGTACGGGGCTAGGTGGCAATTGGGTGTCGGAGTGTCGATCTCCGGTGACCCGCCGTCCACTTAGGACTTTAGAATACCCAATTTTCTTATTACTTCACACGGTTTACAAATACTCCCTGTTGTTGGTTCCCCGCAAACTCGGCACCCTTGTAGTTTAACTGGTGCTAAAGCCTTTTTAAGCACTGGTCTAATTTTTTCAGCCGCACGTATTATGGTAAACTTTACTCCAGGGTGGCGGTTCTCCAGTTTATTAAGCATATGACGTATTTCATGTCTAAGAGCTGTTCCAATATATGGACATGGGACACTTTGGAACCCGATTCCTCGTAGGTACGCGTATAACGCTATTTCATTTTCAGGGATTTCACATATCGGTTTGACGCGGGGTACAAATTTAAGAGAGTTTTCTCCATAGAGAACCGGCTCAATTCTAGCAATTCGCGCTACGTCGCCATGAATAATATTGAGGAGTATAGTTTGTGCTTCATCGTCAAGGTTGTGAGCTGTAGCGAGTTTATCCGCTTCGACTTCCCTACTTGCAATGTTGAGCGCTCTTCGTCTGAGTATACCGCAATAAGAACAAGGACCTATTTCCTCTTCTCTGGTTATTTTTACAATCTCATCTAGTGTGTGCCCATACAAGTCTTTAAAGGAATAGATAAAATGTTCTACTCCTAAAACTCTACAATTTTCCCTAGCTATTCTAATAGCCTCCTTACGATATCCTCTAATTCCTTCATCAATTGTAATTGCAACTACCTCAGCCGCCGGAAACTGTTTTTCAATTTTAGTAAGAATATGAAGGAGTGCAACACTGTCCTTGCCACCAGAAACGGCTACTGCAATCCGATCATTGGGTTTAAACATCGCATATTTCGAAATAATCCTTCTAACCTGTCCTTCAATAGAAGTAATAAGACAATGTTGGCAAAGACTTTCGCCTGAGTAGGGGCGGAAGAATATTGCTGGTTGCTTTTTGCATCTTGTGCATTTCAGGGGGATCATCTCCCTGTCAAATAACGACTAAACCATACTTCAGGATGGTCAAACTAATATTTGCTAAAACGATAGTTAGGAAAAATGTATTAATGCCTATTCTAACATGCCGACAATGCTTTTGGCTAATTCGACTTTTTATTAATGCGTAGACAAAACCATCTCCATCTAAAGGGTAAATCGGCAACATATTAAATAGTGCGACGTTTACAGCTAAGAAGTTAATCCATAGAATGGATCGAAAGAAATGGTAAGGCATCAATCTCAGGAACCGATTATCAAGTGCATGCCATCGTAGTGGATAATAATCAAATGGATAAATCCCAATAATTGCCCTTCCTTTATCAGAGCCAGCTTTAATTGAAATACTTCCTCTAATTGTATCAATAACTAATAGGTCGCCTGGTTTAACTTCTGACATAAATTTGCCAAGTTCCACTGAACTATTAATTCGGGTATAAATTCCGTTATTTTTCATCATGCCATAGATCACATCTCCAGGCTTTAGCCCTACGGCCTCAGCTGGACTCCCACTTACTATTTCCCCAATTAAAACTCCTGATGGAGTTGGTATATACAAAGGACTAATTATTAACAAGAAATTCATCAATAACAGTAAAAAGAGAAGGCCTACCGCAAAATTTACAACAGATCCAGCAGAAAGTACACGTAACTTCGCAATTGCGGGTGCCTCCTTAAAACTCTGTTCTTCTGGTTCAACAAATCCTCCAGGTATAATTAACGCAAGGAATACTCCAGCTGATTTCACGTGAATTTTTTCTATACAGGCAGCGACTCCATGCGCAGTTTCATGTGTTATGAGCATAATTGCGGCAGCTAAAAGAAAATATGGAATGTCATGAGGGCTGATTGTAATTCCAGGTATTAATGGAGTGACTGAAGGGGGGGCTTGGGTAGGAGTGATGATGAAAGTGATAAGGCCGCGTAGGAGTATATAGGTTATGTAAACCATTAACCCAAATGAGACGGCTACTCCAGCACTCCATACGATGCGCCAGAATTGGGGGTGCTTTATAGCTATCTCTTCCAGCCAATGGTTAAAGCGTTTAGTTCGATAAATCAAGTAGAATGGTTGAACTTCCACTCCATATTTTTTGACATCAATTTTTTTGCTAAAGAAGTAGAGTATCAACCAAGCTATAGTGATTATAAGAAGCATTTGCGTGAAATCAAAGTTCACCGTTAACTTCAACCTCTTTGGTCTAAGGGAAAGAATTGCGCTGATGTTAATATCTTTCTGTTGGATATATTGTTTCGGTGATTTATATGGCGTTCATCGTAATTCTCATGACCACATCCAGTAGAGATGAAGCCGTCAAAATTGTACGCCATTTATTAAATCAACACCTCATTGCATGCGCTAATATTGTGGCGTCGGTACGTTCTCTATTTTGGTGGCAAGAAACCGTTGAGGACGCAGAAGAAACACTTGTTTTAATGAAAACCAAATCTGAACTCTTCAAAGAAATTTCTGAGCATATCATTAGATTACACGGTTACAAAACTCCAGAAATAATTGCTATTCCAATAACCTCCGGTTCAGAGCCATACTTAAACTGGGTATCCTCAGTGGTTAGATCCTAAGAAGGAATTGTTGTTGGCGAAGAAACCCCAACTTCGCGCTGAACAAGTTGAAGTCATTTACAGTGATAAACAATGGTCGTTATTTCATAGGTTTAGGTTATTTGCAACAAAGATTATGGAGGCATTTGAAGCGAGGGGAATCAAGACGATAATCTATGGGAGTATTGCCAGAGGAGATGTCTCACCGAAAAGTGATATTGATGTTTTCATTCCAGACCCTCCCGCTTCATTTTTAATTGAAAACATCCTTGAAGCTCATGGACTAACCATCCAAAGACGGGTTATTATACAAGCCACCCCATCCTATGTCATTAAAGGCTACATCGAACTCGATGAATTACGCTCTGTATCGTTCCCGCTAGCCAAGATGCGGCCTATAGAACGCGAATTTTATCGTTTCGGTGGCGAACTATCTTATTCGCAAGTTAAACATGGAGATCGAGTACCTGGTGTCGATAAACGTCTCATGCTAATCATCCCTACTCCCCATGGACATGTTGAGGACAGCGTAATCGGTCAGGAGGAAGCAGTAGCTAAACTCCTTAATGTAAGTGTAAATGTTGTACTCGATCGGGTTCGTGCATTAACCAAGCGAGATAAAGTAGGTCGTACGGGGGTCTTTCTAAAATATGAACTTGCACCCGATGAAAGTTTCGAGTCATCTTTAAATGAATTAGCTACTAAAAATCCTGCGATTCGAAGGCGTTTACTAACTGGCA
The nucleotide sequence above comes from Candidatus Bathyarchaeota archaeon. Encoded proteins:
- the ade gene encoding adenine deaminase; the encoded protein is MSELAKVAMGLIPADCVFQGGKLVNVLTGEIYKTNIAVKGERIAAVGDVNHTIGETTKVYDANGMFITPGLIDGHIHIESSMLTIEEFSRLVVPHGTTSVSADFHEVANVLGLKGLRLFHKISGKVLLRVFLVAPSSVPLAYNIEIPSVHLNLEDIEEIMKWDRVLGLGEILNVHDLISESKELNKKIQLAIKYGKFIDGNAPGIGKKELNAYIASGPQHDHEAVSTDEAKERLRLGMWVMIREGSSERNLADLIEIVNEKIDTRRCCFATDDKSPCDLAIEGHLDHCVRKSIELGVDPVKAIQMATINCAEYMGLERELGSVAPGKLADFIIVDDLKKFNVRRTIIGGRVVAENGKPLFSPEKVIYPKWATNTFRLKRIIKPSDLEIKADCRKNVKVRLIDVTEGTITSKASEATMFVQNNKLVSDIERDILKIVVVERYGKTNIAIGKGFIRGFGLQHGALASSIAHDTHNIICVGTNDADMALAINRVSELQGGLVIFKDRKSVGELMLNLAGIISLASWEKVSKELLELHEVAQKQLGCKLKSPFMVLSFQSSASIPELKISTLGLIDVRGMELVPLFLD
- a CDS encoding adenine phosphoribosyltransferase, which produces MGEDALDLLRELKENLLNATILRFPAPEGGYYNYIVNFLTEGLPEIPPTVLWGCAIELARIADLDGVNKLVTPEAMGIHVTTVLSILTGIPMNVIRRRKYGLPGEIEIVKRTGYAESKMYANGLKAGDRVVLVDSIISTGGTYTAIIQALEKRGVIVQDAVAVIEKPDYNGVSYVEKETQHRVKTLVKVVIKNGRPVLID
- a CDS encoding SWIM zinc finger family protein; translated protein: MPVDTLTTKAQRLLRQRRITEIGEGVYNVVGDHGTYNVSIDLKGRFSCNCPGFQTKRMCSHVLAVMFLRTELKRRSKTRTIETTKKFRA
- a CDS encoding TIGR00269 family protein; protein product: MKCTRCKKQPAIFFRPYSGESLCQHCLITSIEGQVRRIISKYAMFKPNDRIAVAVSGGKDSVALLHILTKIEKQFPAAEVVAITIDEGIRGYRKEAIRIARENCRVLGVEHFIYSFKDLYGHTLDEIVKITREEEIGPCSYCGILRRRALNIASREVEADKLATAHNLDDEAQTILLNIIHGDVARIARIEPVLYGENSLKFVPRVKPICEIPENEIALYAYLRGIGFQSVPCPYIGTALRHEIRHMLNKLENRHPGVKFTIIRAAEKIRPVLKKALAPVKLQGCRVCGEPTTGSICKPCEVIRKLGILKS
- a CDS encoding site-2 protease family protein gives rise to the protein MNFDFTQMLLIITIAWLILYFFSKKIDVKKYGVEVQPFYLIYRTKRFNHWLEEIAIKHPQFWRIVWSAGVAVSFGLMVYITYILLRGLITFIITPTQAPPSVTPLIPGITISPHDIPYFLLAAAIMLITHETAHGVAACIEKIHVKSAGVFLALIIPGGFVEPEEQSFKEAPAIAKLRVLSAGSVVNFAVGLLFLLLLMNFLLIISPLYIPTPSGVLIGEIVSGSPAEAVGLKPGDVIYGMMKNNGIYTRINSSVELGKFMSEVKPGDLLVIDTIRGSISIKAGSDKGRAIIGIYPFDYYPLRWHALDNRFLRLMPYHFFRSILWINFLAVNVALFNMLPIYPLDGDGFVYALIKSRISQKHCRHVRIGINTFFLTIVLANISLTILKYGLVVI
- a CDS encoding divalent-cation tolerance protein CutA: MAFIVILMTTSSRDEAVKIVRHLLNQHLIACANIVASVRSLFWWQETVEDAEETLVLMKTKSELFKEISEHIIRLHGYKTPEIIAIPITSGSEPYLNWVSSVVRS
- a CDS encoding nucleotidyltransferase domain-containing protein, which codes for MEAFEARGIKTIIYGSIARGDVSPKSDIDVFIPDPPASFLIENILEAHGLTIQRRVIIQATPSYVIKGYIELDELRSVSFPLAKMRPIEREFYRFGGELSYSQVKHGDRVPGVDKRLMLIIPTPHGHVEDSVIGQEEAVAKLLNVSVNVVLDRVRALTKRDKVGRTGVFLKYELAPDESFESSLNELATKNPAIRRRLLTGT